From the Halalkalicoccus sp. CGA53 genome, one window contains:
- a CDS encoding polymer-forming cytoskeletal protein, which yields MQLGGRTDPLDELVIPDGTRGEEHDLVTDGDVLVGGQSTVEFGVRGKTVVAGERVTFDGHIEAEGDCRLDMWSSVADNVLVERDAYLGERVRIDGRLVVGGDLDIGDDVEITEGFEANGWIVIRNPMPTVVFLFIYLAQLLRIGEEEAADELLSELVEEEADEVEPLAIPRGSTVSDDAWRVSAPARIGNDCRLHGNFRAESIDVGENCELFGSLRARGDVTVGEGTVVHGDVTTRSGTVALAPSSRVRGDVSCDALTFDPEATVDGAMRARGEMTLARSGNVDEV from the coding sequence GTGCAACTCGGAGGGAGAACCGATCCGCTCGACGAACTCGTGATCCCCGACGGCACGCGGGGCGAGGAACACGACCTCGTGACCGACGGCGACGTACTCGTCGGCGGCCAGAGCACCGTCGAGTTCGGGGTCAGAGGGAAGACCGTCGTCGCGGGCGAACGGGTGACGTTCGACGGCCACATCGAGGCCGAGGGCGACTGCCGGCTCGACATGTGGTCGTCGGTCGCGGACAACGTGCTCGTCGAGCGCGACGCCTACCTCGGCGAGCGCGTCAGGATCGACGGCCGGCTGGTCGTCGGCGGCGACCTCGACATCGGCGACGACGTAGAGATAACCGAGGGGTTCGAGGCCAACGGCTGGATCGTCATCAGGAATCCGATGCCGACGGTCGTCTTCCTTTTCATCTACCTCGCGCAGTTACTCAGAATCGGCGAGGAGGAGGCAGCCGACGAACTGCTCTCGGAGCTCGTCGAGGAGGAAGCCGACGAGGTCGAACCGCTCGCGATCCCGCGAGGGTCGACCGTCTCGGACGACGCCTGGCGGGTCTCGGCGCCGGCGAGGATCGGGAACGACTGTCGGCTCCACGGCAACTTCCGTGCGGAGTCGATCGACGTCGGCGAGAACTGCGAGCTGTTCGGGAGCCTGCGCGCCCGTGGGGACGTCACCGTCGGGGAGGGGACGGTCGTCCACGGCGACGTTACCACCAGAAGCGGGACCGTCGCCCTCGCGCCGAGTTCGCGCGTTCGCGGGGACGTCTCCTGTGACGCGCTCACCTTCGACCCGGAGGCGACCGTCGACGGCGCGATGCGCGCCCGCGGGGAGATGACGCTCGCGCGAAGCGGGAACGTGGACGAGGTCTGA
- a CDS encoding DUF5800 family protein has translation MTSIAIDDDGVDVVHEGTEFRLERELIEEATEKSYYDVTDHEILRIIEKDPELSGEARRVGDII, from the coding sequence ATGACCAGCATCGCCATCGACGACGACGGCGTCGACGTCGTCCACGAGGGCACCGAGTTCCGCCTCGAACGCGAGCTGATCGAGGAAGCCACCGAAAAATCCTACTACGACGTCACCGACCACGAGATCCTCCGGATCATCGAGAAGGACCCGGAGCTCTCGGGCGAGGCGCGTCGCGTCGGGGACATCATTTAA
- the pan1 gene encoding proteasome-activating nucleotidase Pan1, with protein MTDTVEDVDLPYEDDASKQDKIEALRDRLSIIESQNEEMRDKLLDANAENNKYQQKLERLTHENKKLKQSPLFIATVQELTDEGVIIKQHGNNQEALTEVTEEMRADLEPDSRVAVNNSLSIVKALDGETDVRARVMQVETSPEVTYADIGGLDEQLNEVRETVELPLLKPDQFEEVGIEPPSGVLLYGPPGTGKTLMAKAVANETDATFIKMAGSELVHKFIGEGAKLVRDLFEVARAHEPAVLFIDEIDAIASKRTESKTSGDAEVQRTMMQLLSEMDGFEERGEIRIIAATNRFDMLDRAILRPGRFDRLIEVPKPDAEGRELIFEIHTRGMNVADDVEFSDLAEAAEEASGADIKAICTEAGMFAIRDDRTEIRMTDFEAAWEKVQAENDEDADVSATFA; from the coding sequence ATGACCGACACCGTCGAGGACGTCGACCTCCCGTACGAGGACGACGCGTCGAAACAGGACAAGATCGAGGCGTTGCGCGACCGCCTCTCGATCATCGAGTCCCAGAACGAGGAGATGCGCGATAAGTTGCTCGACGCGAACGCAGAGAACAACAAGTACCAGCAGAAACTCGAACGGCTCACCCACGAGAACAAGAAGCTCAAACAGTCGCCGCTCTTTATCGCCACGGTCCAGGAGCTGACCGACGAGGGCGTCATCATCAAACAGCACGGCAACAATCAGGAGGCGCTGACCGAGGTCACCGAGGAGATGCGCGCCGACCTCGAACCGGACAGTAGAGTGGCGGTGAACAACTCGCTGTCGATCGTGAAGGCCCTCGACGGGGAGACCGACGTCCGCGCCCGCGTGATGCAGGTCGAGACCAGTCCCGAGGTGACCTACGCGGACATCGGCGGGCTCGACGAGCAGCTGAACGAGGTCAGAGAGACGGTGGAGCTTCCGCTGTTGAAGCCGGATCAGTTCGAAGAGGTGGGAATCGAGCCACCGTCCGGTGTGTTGCTCTACGGCCCGCCCGGTACGGGAAAGACGTTGATGGCCAAGGCGGTCGCGAACGAGACCGACGCGACGTTCATCAAGATGGCCGGCTCCGAGCTGGTCCACAAGTTCATCGGCGAGGGTGCGAAGCTGGTTCGTGACCTCTTCGAGGTCGCCCGCGCGCACGAGCCGGCGGTGCTGTTCATCGACGAGATCGACGCGATCGCCTCCAAGCGGACCGAGTCGAAGACCTCGGGCGACGCCGAGGTCCAGCGGACGATGATGCAGCTCCTCTCGGAGATGGACGGCTTCGAGGAACGCGGCGAGATCCGTATCATCGCCGCGACCAATCGCTTCGACATGCTCGACCGCGCGATCCTCCGGCCGGGCCGGTTCGACCGACTCATCGAGGTGCCGAAACCCGACGCCGAGGGCCGCGAACTCATCTTCGAGATCCACACCCGCGGGATGAACGTCGCCGACGACGTCGAGTTCTCCGACCTCGCCGAGGCCGCCGAGGAGGCCTCCGGGGCCGACATCAAGGCGATCTGTACGGAGGCGGGGATGTTCGCGATCCGCGACGACCGCACCGAGATCCGGATGACCGACTTCGAGGCCGCCTGGGAGAAGGTTCAGGCGGAGAACGACGAGGACGCCGACGTCTCCGCGACGTTCGCCTGA
- a CDS encoding MarR family transcriptional regulator — protein sequence MSTSEATSGETDPGWEAVRELPPSAKLVAKVLEYQETLTQSQLAEETLLPPRTVRYALNRLEEVGVVESRFSFSDARKRLYSLSIDAR from the coding sequence ATGAGTACGTCAGAGGCGACCTCAGGTGAGACCGACCCCGGCTGGGAGGCGGTGCGGGAGCTTCCCCCGAGTGCGAAGCTCGTCGCGAAGGTCCTCGAGTACCAGGAGACGCTGACGCAGAGCCAGCTCGCCGAAGAAACCCTGCTCCCGCCGCGCACCGTCAGATACGCGCTGAACCGACTCGAGGAGGTGGGCGTCGTCGAATCGCGCTTCTCCTTTTCGGACGCGAGGAAACGACTCTACTCGCTCTCGATCGACGCGCGCTGA
- the mre11 gene encoding DNA double-strand break repair protein Mre11, translated as MTRVIHTGDTHIGYRQYHREERRADFLAAFERVIDDAIDEDVDAVVHAGDLFHDRRPDLVDLLGTLDALRTLEGAGIPFLAIVGNHEGTRSDQWLDLYERLGLATRLDACGTVVGEVSFYGLDHVPESQREELSYEFEPTESEFAVLVSHGLFEPFAHANWDTEELLSRSTVEFDALLLGDNHVPGQQRVDETWVTYPGSTERASASEEDDRGYNLVTFDDGSSGDESGERTTGDGVRIARRGIETRPFVFCDVDLGEGEGVDRVLERVGQHELEDAVVIVRVAGEGEPITPAEVERYATDRGALVARMYDRREVESGTEIDVSFADPDEAVRERVREMGLSPVASAVDETVRASKLADSTVRMAVADTVRERLDDLDAFEGVDESKAEEGAVSGTEADLRTGAEDDPAEDTSESRGATETVDGAEADGRDGAATAVGRSEAAEAASDGGEESEPGETEDSEGDDQRSMEEYL; from the coding sequence ATGACACGGGTGATCCACACCGGCGACACCCACATCGGCTACCGGCAGTACCACCGAGAGGAGCGCCGGGCCGACTTCCTCGCCGCCTTCGAACGGGTGATCGACGACGCGATCGACGAGGACGTCGACGCCGTGGTCCACGCCGGCGACCTCTTTCACGACCGCCGACCCGACCTGGTCGACCTCCTCGGGACGCTCGACGCCCTCCGGACGCTCGAGGGTGCAGGAATCCCGTTCCTCGCCATCGTCGGCAACCACGAGGGGACGAGAAGCGACCAGTGGCTCGACCTCTACGAACGCCTCGGCCTCGCGACCCGTCTCGACGCGTGCGGGACCGTGGTGGGAGAGGTCAGCTTCTACGGCCTCGACCACGTCCCCGAGTCCCAGCGCGAGGAGCTCTCCTACGAGTTCGAGCCCACGGAGAGCGAGTTCGCCGTCCTCGTATCGCACGGCCTGTTCGAGCCGTTCGCCCACGCGAACTGGGACACCGAGGAGCTCCTCTCGCGCTCGACGGTCGAGTTCGACGCCCTGCTCCTCGGCGACAACCACGTGCCCGGTCAGCAGCGGGTCGACGAGACGTGGGTCACCTACCCCGGCTCGACCGAGCGCGCGAGCGCGAGCGAGGAGGACGACCGTGGCTACAACCTCGTCACGTTCGACGACGGTTCGAGCGGGGACGAGAGCGGCGAACGGACCACGGGCGACGGCGTCAGGATCGCCCGCCGGGGGATCGAGACGCGTCCGTTCGTCTTCTGCGATGTCGACCTCGGCGAGGGCGAGGGGGTCGACCGCGTGCTCGAACGCGTCGGCCAGCACGAACTCGAGGACGCGGTCGTGATCGTCCGTGTCGCGGGGGAGGGCGAGCCGATCACCCCCGCGGAGGTCGAACGGTACGCGACCGACCGCGGCGCGCTCGTCGCGCGGATGTACGACCGTCGGGAGGTCGAATCGGGTACCGAGATCGACGTCTCGTTCGCCGACCCCGACGAGGCGGTCAGAGAGCGGGTGCGGGAGATGGGGCTCAGCCCGGTCGCGAGCGCGGTCGACGAGACGGTCAGGGCGAGCAAGCTGGCCGACTCGACCGTCCGGATGGCGGTCGCCGACACGGTTCGGGAGCGCCTCGACGACCTGGATGCGTTCGAGGGGGTGGACGAGTCGAAAGCAGAGGAGGGGGCGGTCTCGGGGACGGAGGCCGACCTCCGAACGGGGGCGGAAGACGATCCGGCGGAGGACACGAGTGAATCCCGTGGAGCCACGGAGACGGTCGACGGTGCCGAGGCGGACGGTCGTGACGGTGCCGCGACGGCGGTCGGGCGCTCGGAGGCTGCCGAGGCGGCGAGTGACGGCGGCGAGGAGAGCGAGCCGGGGGAGACCGAGGACTCCGAGGGCGACGACCAGCGTTCGATGGAGGAGTACCTGTGA
- the rad50 gene encoding DNA double-strand break repair ATPase Rad50 encodes MRVDRLRLSNFKPYGECDLALDTGVTVIHGPNGGGKSSLLEACFFALYGSSALSGTLEEAITNGEEECEVALSFTHGGESFHLERRIRLSGDRATTARCTLETPGGTIEGARDVERTISALLRMDDEAFVNCAYVRQGEVNKLIHATPAERQDTIDELLQLGTLEEYRERTNEARLGVEDVRSDVRGGLSEIEAQIEAKEEKGLPAELNELETELNEVEAEVERFEGNRERARDTRDAAIEILEEHEARREELSDLESEVESLRATIAETERERERLRERIGERREEQGELRNERREALAESPLDADADTGAIEERRSELENEVESVREAIREASLAKQEAASEASAAEERAEDRAERAATNREEAEGLSSSIEEAETTLASRREAIEELDDRASDLEAEFADAPIERGEAEAHLGALEDERDELREERSELRARLEAARERVAEAERLLSEGKCPECGQPVEGSPHVDSLSADRERVDSLEGGVADLDTGIERLDPGIETAEELCDAETEIERLREQRSTLSELVEERASSIEADRERVEALRENAAELDDDAERAREEARAARERAEGHQAKLADLDEDREALAERIGRVERISDLGERIAELETEIDRLGEGRESKAALNDERRERLAEKRERIDELEAEYDPERIERAEANREEAEEYLERVETKLSELEREEAELRDRIGGVRGELDELDALRGRREEIAERLEALDSLYEEVDALQSMYATLRAELRQRNVETLERMLNETFDLVYRNDSYAHIELTGEYELTVYQKDGEALDPEQLSGGERALFNLSLRCAIYRLLAEGIEGTAPMPPLILDEPTTFLDSGHVRQLVELIEAMRTLGVDQIVVVSHDDELIGAADRLVTVEKDPTSNRSSVERESAAAVTVGD; translated from the coding sequence GTGAGGGTCGACCGACTCCGCCTCTCGAACTTCAAGCCCTACGGCGAGTGCGACCTCGCCCTCGACACCGGGGTGACGGTGATCCACGGGCCGAACGGCGGCGGGAAGTCCTCGCTGCTCGAGGCGTGTTTCTTCGCGCTCTACGGCTCGTCGGCGCTCTCCGGTACGCTCGAGGAGGCGATAACGAACGGCGAGGAGGAGTGCGAGGTGGCGCTCTCTTTCACCCACGGCGGGGAGTCGTTTCACCTCGAGCGGCGGATCCGGCTCTCGGGCGACCGGGCGACGACCGCCCGGTGTACGCTCGAGACCCCCGGCGGGACGATCGAGGGTGCGCGCGACGTCGAGCGGACGATATCGGCACTCCTGCGGATGGACGACGAGGCGTTCGTCAACTGCGCGTACGTCCGTCAGGGCGAGGTGAACAAGCTGATCCACGCGACGCCGGCCGAACGCCAGGACACGATCGACGAACTGCTCCAGCTCGGAACGCTCGAGGAGTACAGAGAACGCACCAACGAAGCCCGGCTGGGCGTCGAGGACGTGCGAAGCGACGTCCGCGGCGGCCTCTCCGAGATCGAGGCACAGATCGAGGCGAAAGAGGAGAAGGGACTCCCCGCGGAACTGAACGAGCTCGAGACCGAACTGAACGAGGTCGAGGCGGAGGTCGAGCGGTTCGAGGGGAACCGGGAGCGCGCACGCGACACCCGCGACGCGGCGATCGAGATACTCGAAGAACACGAAGCGCGCAGGGAGGAACTCTCCGATCTCGAATCGGAGGTCGAATCGCTTCGTGCGACGATCGCCGAGACCGAACGCGAACGCGAGCGACTGCGCGAGCGGATCGGGGAGCGCCGCGAGGAGCAGGGAGAGCTCCGGAACGAGCGCCGAGAGGCGCTCGCCGAGAGTCCGCTCGACGCGGACGCCGATACGGGTGCGATCGAGGAGCGACGCTCCGAGCTGGAGAACGAGGTGGAGTCGGTTCGCGAGGCGATCCGCGAGGCGAGCCTCGCGAAGCAGGAGGCGGCGAGCGAGGCGTCCGCCGCCGAGGAGCGCGCGGAGGACAGAGCCGAGCGAGCGGCGACGAACCGCGAGGAGGCCGAGGGGCTCTCGAGTTCCATCGAGGAGGCGGAGACGACGCTCGCGAGCAGGCGGGAGGCGATCGAGGAGCTCGACGACCGAGCGTCCGACCTCGAAGCGGAGTTCGCCGACGCACCGATCGAGCGGGGCGAGGCCGAGGCACACCTCGGGGCGCTCGAGGACGAACGCGACGAGTTACGCGAAGAGCGCTCGGAGCTCCGTGCGCGCCTCGAGGCCGCCCGCGAGCGAGTAGCGGAGGCCGAGCGACTGCTCTCGGAGGGCAAGTGTCCGGAGTGCGGCCAGCCGGTCGAGGGGTCGCCGCACGTCGACTCGCTCTCGGCGGATCGGGAACGGGTCGACTCGCTAGAGGGAGGTGTGGCCGATCTCGATACCGGGATCGAGCGCCTCGATCCCGGTATCGAGACGGCGGAGGAGCTGTGCGACGCGGAGACGGAGATCGAACGCCTGCGCGAGCAACGCTCGACGCTCTCGGAGCTCGTCGAGGAGCGCGCCTCCTCGATCGAGGCAGACCGCGAACGGGTCGAGGCGCTCCGAGAGAACGCGGCGGAGTTGGACGACGACGCGGAGAGGGCACGGGAGGAGGCACGGGCTGCACGCGAACGTGCCGAGGGTCACCAGGCGAAACTGGCCGATCTGGACGAGGATCGGGAGGCGCTCGCCGAGCGGATCGGGCGGGTCGAGCGGATCTCGGACCTCGGCGAACGGATCGCGGAGCTCGAGACGGAGATCGACCGCCTCGGCGAGGGCCGCGAGTCGAAGGCGGCGCTCAACGACGAGCGCCGCGAACGGCTGGCCGAGAAGCGCGAGCGGATCGATGAGCTCGAAGCGGAGTACGACCCCGAGCGGATCGAGCGGGCGGAGGCGAACCGGGAGGAGGCCGAGGAGTACCTCGAGCGCGTCGAGACGAAGCTCTCGGAGCTCGAGCGCGAGGAGGCAGAGCTCCGGGACCGGATCGGCGGCGTGCGCGGCGAACTCGACGAGCTCGACGCACTTCGCGGGCGTCGAGAGGAGATCGCGGAGCGGCTGGAAGCGCTCGACTCGCTCTACGAGGAGGTCGACGCGCTCCAGAGCATGTACGCGACACTCAGGGCCGAACTCCGCCAGCGCAACGTCGAGACGCTCGAACGGATGCTGAACGAGACGTTCGACCTGGTGTACCGAAACGACTCCTACGCCCACATCGAGCTGACCGGCGAGTACGAGCTCACGGTCTATCAGAAGGACGGCGAGGCGCTCGATCCCGAACAGCTCTCGGGGGGCGAGCGCGCGCTGTTCAACCTCAGTCTGCGGTGTGCGATCTACCGCCTGCTCGCCGAGGGGATCGAGGGGACCGCGCCGATGCCGCCGCTGATCCTCGACGAGCCGACGACCTTTCTCGACTCGGGCCACGTCCGCCAGCTGGTCGAGCTGATCGAGGCGATGCGGACGCTCGGGGTGGATCAGATCGTCGTCGTCAGCCACGACGACGAGCTCATCGGCGCGGCCGATCGACTGGTCACGGTCGAGAAGGACCCGACGTCGAACCGGTCGTCGGTCGAACGCGAGAGCGCAGCTGCGGTGACAGTCGGCGACTGA
- a CDS encoding TSUP family transporter, giving the protein MAESSTDERSEHRRKIGSRAEQLDRERTAFERGRVSRATLKRLALIGALYVGVLVAIYATVAQTAGRTAFQILPVVIVIAFVFEGLDSSAGMGFGTALAPLLFILGYEPLQVVPILLLSEMMTGLVAGFVHHEFDNVHFELDPSNEATKLVALFATIGSVAVFASIVLVYAAVELDTSLIKIYVGSVVVLMGVSGLIRVKIGTSATYRPKVLVGFALLAGVNKGIGGGGYGPVITLGQLFSGVYEKSATAITTLSEGIVSLVGVVAFFLITIHGVAIDPLLLPSVFVGGFLAAVLAPFFVRVVPNAVWRYVIPGYAFLIGVSAIVLGLDL; this is encoded by the coding sequence ATGGCCGAGAGCTCGACGGATGAACGTTCGGAACACCGTCGGAAAATCGGTTCTCGCGCGGAACAACTCGACCGGGAACGGACCGCGTTCGAACGGGGTCGGGTTTCACGTGCTACGTTGAAACGACTCGCGTTGATCGGTGCGCTGTACGTCGGCGTTCTCGTGGCTATCTACGCAACTGTCGCCCAGACGGCCGGGAGAACTGCGTTTCAGATACTTCCGGTCGTGATCGTTATCGCCTTCGTCTTCGAGGGGCTCGATTCGTCGGCCGGGATGGGATTTGGAACGGCGCTCGCTCCGCTGTTGTTCATTCTCGGCTACGAACCGCTCCAGGTCGTTCCAATTCTCTTACTCTCCGAGATGATGACGGGACTCGTTGCCGGATTCGTCCACCACGAATTCGATAACGTACACTTCGAATTGGACCCGAGTAACGAAGCAACCAAGCTGGTGGCGCTGTTCGCGACCATCGGTTCGGTCGCTGTATTCGCTTCGATCGTCCTCGTCTACGCAGCGGTCGAACTCGATACGAGTCTCATTAAAATCTACGTCGGGAGTGTGGTGGTTCTCATGGGCGTGAGCGGGCTGATTCGTGTGAAGATCGGAACAAGCGCCACGTACCGCCCGAAGGTGTTGGTCGGCTTTGCCCTACTGGCAGGAGTGAACAAGGGCATCGGCGGTGGGGGATACGGACCCGTGATCACTCTCGGACAACTCTTTTCGGGAGTGTACGAGAAGAGTGCGACGGCTATCACGACGCTCTCTGAAGGGATCGTCTCGTTGGTCGGTGTCGTCGCCTTTTTTCTGATAACGATTCACGGAGTAGCAATAGACCCGCTGCTTCTCCCATCGGTATTCGTCGGTGGCTTCCTCGCAGCAGTCCTCGCTCCGTTTTTCGTACGAGTCGTACCGAACGCGGTGTGGCGCTACGTGATCCCCGGGTACGCATTCCTCATCGGCGTCTCGGCGATTGTTCTCGGCTTGGATCTGTGA
- a CDS encoding magnesium transporter: MASRTSDGSIRSITSTGVPTCQPEDTSAAVRERLVGQTWESADTIYVLDGRRLIGRIDITALLRSTEDLPISQLMEPASAQLQSGTDREHAILLAIKEDRDEIPVVDSDGQFIGAVTSQAIIDTMHREHFEDVLLRAGVRKAGHQIVDHTSARVRIAVRSRAPWLLFGLVAGLLLSVITSQFEGTMEETIALAFFPPVIAYIADSVGTQSETIAIRAFAIADVNYGSYIQQELLVGIVLGTMIGILGGLGATAIVDSPQIGFVVGLSLFVSSAVATVLASLIPVGFILLNVDPALGSGPIATALQDAFSIAIYFLFALTLL, encoded by the coding sequence ATGGCGTCAAGAACCAGTGATGGGTCGATCAGGAGCATCACGTCTACGGGGGTCCCCACGTGCCAGCCCGAAGATACCTCAGCAGCCGTTCGTGAACGACTCGTAGGTCAGACGTGGGAGAGCGCGGATACGATCTACGTCCTTGACGGGAGGAGGCTCATCGGTCGTATCGATATCACTGCTCTCCTCCGATCAACGGAGGACCTCCCGATCTCACAGCTGATGGAGCCAGCGAGTGCGCAGCTACAGTCCGGTACGGACCGAGAACACGCCATACTCCTCGCGATAAAAGAAGACAGAGACGAGATCCCGGTCGTCGACAGCGACGGGCAGTTCATCGGTGCCGTGACCTCCCAGGCCATCATCGATACCATGCACAGAGAACACTTCGAGGACGTACTCCTCCGTGCGGGGGTACGAAAGGCCGGGCATCAGATCGTAGACCACACATCCGCCCGTGTTCGTATCGCCGTCCGGAGCCGGGCCCCGTGGCTCCTGTTTGGCCTAGTGGCCGGGTTGCTTCTCAGTGTCATCACGAGCCAGTTCGAGGGGACCATGGAAGAGACGATCGCACTCGCATTCTTTCCCCCAGTCATCGCGTACATCGCCGATTCAGTGGGAACGCAGTCGGAGACCATCGCAATCAGGGCGTTTGCGATCGCCGACGTCAACTACGGTAGCTACATCCAACAAGAACTCCTCGTCGGGATCGTCCTCGGAACCATGATAGGGATCCTCGGTGGGCTCGGCGCAACAGCTATTGTCGACTCGCCACAGATAGGTTTCGTCGTCGGACTCTCGCTGTTCGTTTCTAGTGCCGTGGCAACCGTCCTCGCCTCCCTCATCCCGGTTGGGTTCATTCTGTTGAACGTGGATCCAGCACTCGGCAGTGGCCCGATTGCTACCGCACTTCAAGACGCCTTCAGTATCGCTATCTACTTCCTGTTCGCACTTACCCTGCTCTGA
- a CDS encoding DUF7346 family protein, which produces MRTVEDDEGGRYLLRKRSAESSLVFDPETGEERYVENARLSPVGGESPLETAARTVSAPTRTLLSAVHNDRGLGLLLELDRRGPLSVRELMAAYDLCESDLHGRIAELHVSGLIEETSVNGERGYTTTDLSERALDALR; this is translated from the coding sequence ATGCGAACCGTCGAGGACGACGAGGGCGGGCGGTATCTCCTGCGAAAGCGGTCGGCCGAGAGCAGCCTCGTCTTCGACCCCGAGACGGGCGAGGAGCGCTACGTCGAGAACGCCCGGCTCTCTCCCGTCGGCGGCGAGTCCCCCCTGGAGACCGCCGCACGGACCGTCTCTGCCCCCACCAGAACGCTGCTCTCCGCGGTTCACAACGACCGCGGGCTGGGCCTGCTCCTCGAACTCGACCGCCGGGGTCCGCTCTCGGTGCGTGAACTCATGGCCGCCTACGACCTCTGTGAGAGCGACCTCCACGGCCGGATCGCGGAACTTCACGTATCGGGACTGATCGAAGAAACGAGCGTGAACGGGGAGCGTGGCTACACGACGACCGACCTCAGCGAACGCGCGCTCGACGCACTGCGGTAG
- a CDS encoding DUF7322 domain-containing protein — MVLDERSAHEPDEPQIGPRVPDVEPEDHGLTGPEGMSKSLLRAFWTLVLIAHIGVFGVSVGPMLVYFRGDWRLGGALALLGVFALAHGLLYYSRLDFDEMYGEQEGEPGEGEGEDEP; from the coding sequence GTGGTACTCGACGAGCGATCCGCACACGAGCCCGACGAACCCCAGATCGGACCACGCGTCCCCGACGTCGAGCCCGAGGACCACGGACTCACCGGACCCGAGGGAATGTCGAAGTCGCTGCTCAGGGCGTTCTGGACCCTCGTCCTCATCGCCCACATCGGCGTCTTCGGCGTCAGCGTCGGCCCGATGCTCGTCTACTTCAGGGGCGACTGGCGCCTCGGCGGCGCGCTCGCCCTGCTCGGCGTCTTCGCCCTCGCACACGGCCTCCTCTACTACTCCCGGCTCGACTTCGACGAGATGTACGGCGAGCAGGAAGGCGAACCCGGAGAGGGAGAGGGAGAGGACGAGCCGTAA
- a CDS encoding DUF7331 family protein encodes MSTRTGDERNGREERPAGEAVERVEAYEADGGLVLFDGYNPLAWVHSSLTVRLSDLT; translated from the coding sequence ATGTCCACACGCACCGGAGACGAACGGAACGGTCGCGAGGAGCGTCCCGCCGGCGAGGCGGTCGAGCGCGTCGAGGCGTACGAGGCCGACGGGGGGCTCGTCCTCTTCGACGGCTACAACCCCCTCGCCTGGGTACACTCGTCGCTGACCGTAAGACTCTCCGATCTGACCTGA